The sequence below is a genomic window from Pirellulales bacterium.
GCCACGGCAAACAGTGTCATCGCTGATCCCTGCTTTTCCGGCGGGAAAGCGTCCAGCAGCACCCCCTGGGTACACGGTTGCAATCCCCCGCCGGCCAAACCTTGCAGCACGCGGAACAGGATCAACTGCCCCAGGCTGGTCGACATGCCACATAGCCCCGAGCTGAGCGTGAAGACCGCGATCGAGGCCAGAAAATAATTTCGGCGGCCGAAATGCGCGGCCAGCCAACCGGAAATGGGCAGGATAATGGCGTTGGCGGCCAGGTAGCTGGTGATGACCCACTCGCTGTCGATGACGGCCGCGGACAAACCTCCGGCGATGTAGCGCAGCGCTACGTTCGCGATCGTCGTATCGAGCACTTCCATGAACGTCGGCACGACCACGGCCGCGGCCACGAACCACGGATTGATCGTGCGCGGCGCCGCGGAAGTCGACAGGGCAAGGGCCGGACTGCTCATGAATCGGTCGAGCCTTACGGGGCCATCTCGGGACGAATGTCCTGCAATCTCTTACCGGCGTTGGGGCCGGTTGGCGCTTCGCGATAGCGCACATAGGGAACGACCGAAAGCCCAACAAACAGCGTGTGCTCGTCGGGATTGTAATCCTCGAGATCGATGCGCACCGGCAGGCGTTGCACAACCTTAACGAAGTTGCCGGTCGCGTTTTGCGGTGGCAATAGCGCCAACGTTGATCCAGTACCCATCGTAAAGCCAGTGATCCGTCCCTTGAAATGTTGACGGCTGCGATACATGTCGACTTCCACATCGACCGGCTGACCGATGCGCAGGCGGGCCAGTTGTGTTTCCTTGAAATTGGCGTCGATCCAGATGTCCGTCAGCGAGCGGATGGCCATGACCGCCTGACCAGCTTGTACATTGTTGCCCGGATTCACGTTGCGGCGTGTGATCACGCCATCGATTTCCGCCAGGACGTCGCAGTACCGCAAGTTCAACTCAGCCTGAGCCAGGTCGGCCTCGGCTTGGTGAATCTTGGCGTCAGCTTGCTTGATCGGCGCCGCGTCGGCGACGAGCTTCGCGTAGATTTTGTCGACGTTTCCCTGGGGATCGCGCTTGTAGAACTCCTCAATGATCTGCTTGGGCGAGGCATCGTACGTCGTCGGCACAATGCCTAGCGGCGCAGCATTGACCAGCACGTCGGCCAGTGCCTGGCGCACGGTTGAGAACGTTTGATCGAGGTTTTCAGGGACATTCAACGGATCGTCATTATTGCCGGGCAGCCCCAGACCGGCGCGCGTTTGCTGTACCGCTTGATTGGCGCTGGCGACCCGATTTTTGGCGACATCGAACGCCGCGCGATACTGATCGAATTGTTGTTTGCTGATCGCGCCACTGCCAACCAACGATTCGCCACGTGCGAAATCGCGTTCGGCGAGCGCGAGATTTGCCTGCTCGGCCTTGAGTTGTGCCACATTCGATTGCAGCAATGCCAACTGATTGCGTACATCCTCCATGGCGTGCTCTAAGCGGAATCGCGAACTGCGTGCCTGAGCGGCAATACCGCGCAGACGATCTTGCGTCGCCACCATGTCAGCATGGGCGTTTTCCAGCGCCGCCTTCTTGAGCGCCAGTTGAATCTCATACGGTTCCCGATCCAGCTTGACGAGCACATCCCCCTTGTGAACGCGATTGTTATCGTCGACCAGCACCTCGGTGACCTGGCCGGGGACGCGAGCCGCCACGACCGTCACGTGACCATTCACATAGGCATCGTCGGTCGAAACGGTGGTGAACGCACGAACCACCATCGGCGCCAGCAGGTATCCTCCGACGGCGAGGGCCACGATACCTAAGCCGATCCACAGCCCGCGGCGCGATTTCTTGGCTGGTGCATTAACCTGTCCAGGCGCGATGGGCGTCGCAGGAGGCGCCGCATGACCGCCGGGGGATTGCGGCGTGTGACTATCGCTTGCCGTCGTGGGGCCGTGCGCCGGATCGGCCACCGGCGTTTGCGACGCGTGGGAATCGTGCGGAGTCATGGGTCGCTCCTCGGCACTAACAGGCGGAAGACGTAATGGGTTAGCCCCAAGGGCGCGGGTTCGGCTCACGACACTGAGATCAGGCCACCGCAGCCCGCCGTGGCGACTGTATTGTCTCGACGGCAGCCCACAGGGCAAGGACGCCGACGCAAAAACACGATGATCAAAGGCCAAGGTCCGGTCGGCCCATTACTCCATCCGGTGCCGGAAGAGCCAGGCGGCACTCGACAACGTAACCAGAGCGATAATCGCCATCGGCCAAAGGTTTGCCACGACAACGGAAAGGGGGGCGTTCTTCAAGAAAATCCCCTTCACGATCACGATGTAATAGCGGATCGGATTCGCCAAGGTCGCATACTGCAGCCAGTCCGGCATGTTCTCGATCGGGCTGGCAAACCCCGAGAGACACATCGCCGGGACCATGAATACAAAGGCGCCCAGGATGGCCTGCTGCTGCGTCTTTGCCAGGCTCGAAACAAACAACCCCACGCCGATCACGGCGAACAGGTAAACGATCATGCTGCCATATAGGAGCAGTAACGAACCCTGGAAAGGGACGCGGAACAGGGCCACGCCCACGGCGATCATGCCGCTGGCCTGCGCGATGCCCAGAATGAGCGCCGGCACGGTCTTACCGATAATGATTTCGAGCGGCCCCAGCGGCGACACCAGCAACTGTTCGAACGTCCCCAGCTCGCGTTCGCGCGCCACCGAGAGCGCCGTGACCAGCAATCCCATCAGCGTCGTAAGGATGGCCACCAGGCTCGGAACCGTGTTCCACGTGACCGTCTGGTTGGGATTGAACCACAGCCGCCCGATGACAATGGTCGACGGCGGCGACGCCCGGGACGCCGACATAAGTTGCTGATTGTAGGTCGCGACAATCGCGTTGGCGTAGCCCTCGACGATCTGCGCCGCGTTCGAGCGGCGACCATCCAGTAGCAACTGCACATTGGCCGGTCGATGGGCCGCCAACTCGCGGGAAAAATCAGGCTGAATGTACAAGACCACGAGCGCCGTACGCGAGTCGATGGCCGGCGCAATCTGACTCTCGTCGTCGAGATAATCGATCTCGGAAAAATTCGGCGAGCCTGAGAAGAGCGCCACGAGGTCGCGGCCATTGGTCCCCAGGTCCCGATTCAGGATCGCGATGCGGACGTTCTTGACTTCCTGCGTAGCCGCAAACGAAAAGATTAAGAGCTCGACCAGCGGCGGTACGATCAGAATCATCCGGCTCTTTGGATCGCGCCAGACGGCGAGAAACTCTTTCACGATCAACGTATAGATGCGCTGCCACATGGTGTCCTACTCCAGCCGCATCCGGGTTGAACGTATCAACAAAGCAAGTAACACCGCACCCATCGTCAATAGCGCCAACGTATTCGGGACCAACACCGACAGCACATCGCCGGCCAGGAACATCGTCTGCAGGCTGGCGACGAAATACCGCGGCGGCAACAAGTAGGTCGACCAGCGGATCGGCCACGGCATGGCGTCGATTTCGAAAATAAAACCTGACAGCTCGAACGCCGGCAAGAAACCACTGACCAGTGCCGCCTGGCTGGCCGCGAATTGATTGCGAGTCAATGTCGAGATCAACAGCCCCAGGGGCAACATCGCGCATAGAAATGCGGCAGAAACGATGACCAGCGCCAGAATCGAACCTCGAAACGGCACACTGAACACCCACACCGCGGCAATGACCGACAACCCCATCGCCCCCATGCCCAGCAGGAAATAGGGAAGCAACTTGCCGATCAAGAATTCCGACCGCCCGACGGGCGTCGACATCAGGGCCTCGATCGTGCCACGTTCCCACTCGCGCGCCACGACTAGCGCCGTCAGCAACGTGCCGATCAAGGTCATAATGATCGCGATCGAACCAGGAATCAGAAAGTTCTGGCTGCGCACATCGGGATTGAACCAATAGCGAGGCTCGATCGTCACCAGGCCAGGCAGCGCGCGACCGGCCACCATGCCGCTGCGCGCAACGGTTTCTTGCTCTAGCCAGTTGCTCCATACGCCTTCCACATAGTTCAAGACCAGGCCGGCCGTATTGGGATCGCTGCCATCGACCAGGACTTGCACGGGGGCCGATTCGCCACGTCCCAGGCGTTCGGCAAAATCCGCGGCCAACACGATCACCCCCTTCACGCTTCCAGCGACCAGTTCATCCTCGACGTCGCGCCGATCATGTGCCGGAATGACATGGAAGTAAGGAGAATTGCGGAACGAGGCCAGCAAGCTGGCGGCTTCGGGATTCGATTGCTCGATCACGACGGCCACCGGTACGCGCCTCAAGTCGAGGGTCACGCCATAGCCGAAAATAAAGAGCAACAATAGCGGCAGCAGTCCAGCGATCAGATAGCTGCTTGGATCGCGGCGAATCTGCAACGTCTCTTTACGCACCAGGCCCGCGACGCGGCGCAGCCAGGCGGCAGACCCGGTCAATGTGCTGGTCATGATGCCTCCCGTCGCTGGTCGTACGCTTCGACGAGGTCGATGAAGGCATCTTCCAGCGTGGGCTCGGTGCGGTCGTCGCGACGGACCGACTCCTTTAAATCATCTGGCGACCCTTCGGCAATGACGTGCCCCTGGTAAACCAGGCCGATGCGATCGCAATATTCGGCTTCGTCGAGAAAATGGGTCGTGACCATCACCGTCACGCCATGATCGACCATGGCGTTGATATGCCCCCAAAATTCTCGCCGTGTCAGTGGATCCACGCCGGACGTCGGCTCGTCGAGGAACAGTACCGCCGGTTCGTGCATCAGCGCGCAGGCCAGCGCCAACCGCTGCTTGAAACCCAGCGGCAACTCGCCGGCGTTTTGTTCCAAATAAACGCCGAGCTTGAATGCCTCGATGACACGCTCGATCGCTGCCGAGCGCCGCGAGCCGGACAGGCCATAAACGCCCGCGAAGAAATTCAGATTCTGTCGCACGCTTAGATCGGCGTAGAGCGAGAACTTTTGTGCCATGTATCCCAGCCGGCGACGGGCACGGCCGCCCGCGCGGTACAGGTCAAAACCGGCGACACGCGCGCTGCCGGCCGTGGGGCGTAACAGGCCGCACATCATTTTGAATGTCGTCGACTTGCCTGCACCATTGGGGCCGAGCAGACCGAAAATCTCGCCGCGACTGATACGGAACGAGATGTTGTCGGCCGCCGTAAAATCACCGAAGCGCTTCGTCAGCGACTTGGCTTCCACCATAATTTCAGTCGAGACAGCTGCGCTCGTTGTCTTTTCAACGACGGGTGCGACCTCCCCTTTTGGGCCGCCCCCCAGCAGTCCAACAAATGCATCTTCGAAACGGGGCGGCGTCGCCACCACCGAATCGGCCGAGATACCGAATGCACGCAGGTCCGGCGTTTGGCCTTCATGAGCCATCACCAGCCTGACGCTGCTCCCCTGAATGACGCCATCGATCACGCCAGGTTCGGTGAGAACTTTCGCGAGCACCTTGCGCCGCTCGGCTCCCAGATTTTGGATCAAAAAAGTGCGGCCACTGACACTATCGGTCAGTTCCTTCGGCGGGCCGTCGTAGACGACCTTTCCTTCGTTGAGCGTTAGCACCGTGGCGCAACGTTCGGCCTCGTCCAAATAGGCGGTGCTCCACACCACGCCGATGCCGGTATCGACCAGGTCGTAAACCATTTGCCACAATTCGCGGCGCGAAATCGGGTCCACTCCGACACTCGGTTCGTCGAGCAACAACACGCGCGGCGCATGGATTAGCGAGCAAGCAAGTCCCAGCTTTTGCTTCATCCCGCCCGACAGCTTGCCTGCCAGCCGATCGGTAAATGGTCGCAGGGCCGTGAACGATAACAGTCGATCGAATGCCTGGCGGCGGGCTTCGCCGACGACCCCGCGCAGATCAGCGTACAGGTCCAGATTCTCTTGGACGGTCAGATCTTCGTACAGACCGAAACGCTGCGGCATGTAACTAAGCACGCGGCGCACCGGCGCGAGATCGCCTGACGCATCGTATCCGCAGATACGAATTTGCCCTTCGTCGGGAACCATAAGTCCGGCGAGCAAGCGCAAGAGGGTCGTTTTCCCTGCGCCGTCGGGACCAACCAGCCCCGTCACCTGTCCCGGCTCGACGCGCATGTCGAGATGGTCGATCGCCGGCGGCGCGTCGGCGCCAAAGCGTTTCGTGATGCCCACGGCCACAGCCAATGCTTCGTCGGCCATGGCGTTCAGTCCCGCGAGGTCAGGTCCAGCGTAACCGTGACGGGCATCCCTTGGCGCAGGCCATTGTCAGGATTGTCGACCAAAACGCGCAATCGGTAGACAAGATTCGTGCGCAGCTCACGCGTCTCGACCGTCTTGGGAGTAAACTCCGCCACCGGCGAAATAAACCCGATCCGGCCCGGATACGATTTATCCGGTTGCGAGTCCGTGGTGACGGCGGCGGCCATGCCGGGATGAATCTTACCGAGGTCGGTCTCGTTGACGTACGTGCGCACCCAGACCGGCGAAGAAAGCGTGAGCGTAAAGACCGTTTCTCCGGCCGCGACGATTGCGCCTTTTTCCCGGGCGCGGGTCAAAATGATGCCGTCGCTGGGAGCGATCAAATCGCTATCCGCCTGCCTCCGCTCGGATTGGACCACGGCCGCCTCCTCGGCGGCGAGCTGTGCGCGGGCAGCGTCGATATCCTCTTGCCGCGGCCCGATTACGGCCATCCGTTCGGACTCTTCCGAATAGTTCAAGCGAGCCCGCGCTTCGTCGAGAGCCGAGTGGGCCTGATCGAACGATTCACGGCTGACGGCCCCCTGCCCGACCAATCGCTCGGCCCGTTCGAAATCTTGCTCCGAGCGTTTTAGCGCCGCGCGCTGCTCGGCGACTTGCGCTTTGGCCGAGGCGATTTCCTCAGGGCGCGATCCATGTTCCAGCCGGGCCAGCGTCGCCTTCGCGTTGTCGCGGCGGGCGTGAGACACGCGCAGGTCATCGTCGAAATACTTCTTATCGAGCGTTGCGATGACCTGGCCCGCCTTGACCTCGTCCCCTTCATCGACCGCCAGCGACGCAATGCGACCGTCAACCTTGAAGGCCAGGTTCACCTGGCGAACGTCGATGTTCCCTTGCAGTACGAGTTGCCGTTCGTCCTGCCGCTGTTGCTCATAGTGGTACCAGGCGTAAGCGCCCCCACCGGCGAGCGCTGCCAGCACCAGCAATACGACAATCCGCAACCCGCGACCGCCCGAAGAATGTCCGGATCCAAGGCCGGCATCGCGTTGTTGTGCAGGTTTTGTCGAGCCTTCGCCGGCTTGCCGCGCAGATGCATCCCCCTTGGCAGTCGAATCGTCCGATCGAGGTGAGTCCGCCGGTTGCTTTCCGGCGGGTTCAGCGGGCTTACGTTTGGCGGTCGACATCGAATACGTGCCTGAAAACTCGGAACGACCAACAGCGCGGGACAGTCTTGTCGCGGTGATCGCGCATACCCGCCTGCGCGGTCCTGCTGTTGTTATACTCCGGCGAGCCGGCGTGTGACCATTGGGCTACTTCCAACCTGAATGGCGCAGGCCGACACGCGTTAGCCCCAGCAGCGAGCATCATTAATGGCAAAAACGTCTGCCCGCGGTAAAGCAAACTTCTCGCCAGCCGAACCGGCCGATTCGCGGCTCCGACTGGGAATGGAAACGACGCTCTTGATTTGGATACGCACCGGGCTCGCGCTGATGGGCTTCGGATTCGTGCTGGCGCGGTTTGGGCTGTTTCTCGAAGAGTTGTCCGCACGGCAGGCGAATCCGCGGCCGTTTCATGTCTCGCTCTGGTTCGGCATCATGCTGCTTGCGCTGGGAGTGCTTGTAAATCTCTTGGCTGCTTGGATGCATCTCCCCTATTTGCGCCGCACGCGAACGGGCGAAACCGACCTGCCGCCGACCTGGAAGCTGGCTTTGGCCCTGGCCGTATTATCTGCGGTGGCCGGAGTAGCGATGGCGGTGCTGCTGATCGTGATGGATCGCTGGCCAACCTCGTAACAGCAGGGCTTTCGGCAGGTTGGCCGTGAACGGGATTCACTCACTCGTCCCGGCCTGTTTCTCGGGCAACGGACGCAGCTATTTCCCCAGTTTGATTTCCTTCTTACCACTCGAATCCGCGGCCGCCCGGGCCATGCCGGCCGTATTGAATTGCATCGAGATCTGGCCATCGTGATCGACCGCGATCAGCCCGCCCGTATCAGGCTCGAGGACTTTGTTGATTGCATAATCAACCGCCTGGTCCAACGGCAGGCCTTTGTACGCCATCAAGGCTGACACGTGGAAGGCAATGCTCGAGCGGATAAAGAATTCGCCGGTGCCGGTGCAGCTCACGGCGCAGGTCGCGTTATCGGCATAAGTGCCGGCACTGAGAATGGGGGAATCCCCGACGCGCCCCCATTTTTTATTCGTTAGCCCGCCGGTCGAGGTGCCGGCCGCCAGGTTGCCCTGCTTGTCGAGGGCCACACAGCCGACGGTCCCCTTGTTCGCCTTGGCACGCTTTCGTTTTTCGCGTTCGACCGCCTCCAACCACTGCTTGCGTTTGGCTTCGGTGCTGAAGTAGCTATTCGGAACGCGTTCGATCTGCGGCCGATCGCGCATCTCGTCCGCAAAGCGTTCTGCGCCGGCGCCGATCAACAGCACGTGCGGAGTTTCCGTCATCACCAAACGGGCCAGCGAAATCGGGTTCTTAACCGTCATCAGGCCCGCCACGCCCCCCCCTTTATGCGATGCGCCATCCATGATCGAGGCGTCCAGTTCGTGCATGCCGGCGCTGTTGAAGACAGCCCCCCGGCCCGCGTTGAAAATTGGATCATCCTCCAGTACACGGACCGTCTTCTCGACGGCATCGAGTGACGTGCCGCCATCGGCCAGGATTTTATGGCCCACCTCCAGCGCCTTGCCTAAGGCATCTTCAGTTTGTCGGCGTTCCTCGGCCGGTATCTTCTCCGGCTCGATGCCGGCTCCACCGTGAATGGCGATGGCAAATTCGATTTTGGGCATGGCTCGTTCGGCCGCGATTGAAGAGGTATTGAAAACCGCCAAAGTCAGGGCCACCAGCACGATTACGCGACTAAACCCCATTGTCGTCATATTCCCATCCCCAGGCGACTCGTGAAATTCGTGTATCCACGGCTCTCGACAAGTTACAATCATCGCCAGCGCGCAGCCAGGGGGCAGCGGCAATCGATGCACAATCTATCAGGCGCGGCACATGCACAAGTACGTCGCGATCGTCTGCGTTGGCGTTTGCTATTTGGTCGGTTTCGCAGCGCCGTCCTGTGCCGAGACCGAGAGTGATCTTCTAAACGTCGTCATTGATGCCGACCGTGCGAACGAGAAGGAACTCGGCGCCGTTGCCGTTCAGTTACGCTGGACGATCCTGCCTGATGAGAGCGCCAAGAAACTTCCCGATAAGGTCGTTAGCGAGTTTGGCAATGGCGGTCGCATTGAATTTGAAATCGCGAAAGAGCGCTCGTCTCGCACGCTTCCGCTCTTATTGGATGTCGGCTTCTTTGAATGCATCCGGCGCGATGCGAAAGGGGAACTCGCCGAACTATCTCGCCTGGAAAAAGGCCGCTGGACCGAGTTTCAGCCGGCTAGCAATCGCCTGGTGCTGTTGAGTCCCCATCAGCTGGCGCATGTTGGGCCGACAGATCCGCGTCAATTGGCCACCGACCGGCAGGGGCAGTACCTAACGGACGTGTTGACATCGGAGAAGGTTGCGAAGGCCGAACGCTTCGACGACGAAGCGTTTGGACCGAATTCGATTCGCGTCCGGCTGCGCAACGGTTCGATCTTCGAATTCGCCTCGAACTCGCGTTTTCTTCCCGTGCATCGACGCACAATCAACAACCAAGGCGATCAGATTGATGATCTCCGCATCAGCTACCAACCTTCAGGGCGTGGTAAGTCTCTGCTGTTGAAATCAGCCACAACCAATCACACCCCGCGCGCCGCCAAACCCAGCGAGTTGGACATCTTATTCCGAGGTAAACACGTACTCAGCGTCGACGAGTTCGAA
It includes:
- a CDS encoding HlyD family secretion protein is translated as MTPHDSHASQTPVADPAHGPTTASDSHTPQSPGGHAAPPATPIAPGQVNAPAKKSRRGLWIGLGIVALAVGGYLLAPMVVRAFTTVSTDDAYVNGHVTVVAARVPGQVTEVLVDDNNRVHKGDVLVKLDREPYEIQLALKKAALENAHADMVATQDRLRGIAAQARSSRFRLEHAMEDVRNQLALLQSNVAQLKAEQANLALAERDFARGESLVGSGAISKQQFDQYRAAFDVAKNRVASANQAVQQTRAGLGLPGNNDDPLNVPENLDQTFSTVRQALADVLVNAAPLGIVPTTYDASPKQIIEEFYKRDPQGNVDKIYAKLVADAAPIKQADAKIHQAEADLAQAELNLRYCDVLAEIDGVITRRNVNPGNNVQAGQAVMAIRSLTDIWIDANFKETQLARLRIGQPVDVEVDMYRSRQHFKGRITGFTMGTGSTLALLPPQNATGNFVKVVQRLPVRIDLEDYNPDEHTLFVGLSVVPYVRYREAPTGPNAGKRLQDIRPEMAP
- a CDS encoding ABC transporter permease, encoding MWQRIYTLIVKEFLAVWRDPKSRMILIVPPLVELLIFSFAATQEVKNVRIAILNRDLGTNGRDLVALFSGSPNFSEIDYLDDESQIAPAIDSRTALVVLYIQPDFSRELAAHRPANVQLLLDGRRSNAAQIVEGYANAIVATYNQQLMSASRASPPSTIVIGRLWFNPNQTVTWNTVPSLVAILTTLMGLLVTALSVARERELGTFEQLLVSPLGPLEIIIGKTVPALILGIAQASGMIAVGVALFRVPFQGSLLLLYGSMIVYLFAVIGVGLFVSSLAKTQQQAILGAFVFMVPAMCLSGFASPIENMPDWLQYATLANPIRYYIVIVKGIFLKNAPLSVVVANLWPMAIIALVTLSSAAWLFRHRME
- a CDS encoding ABC transporter permease, whose product is MTSTLTGSAAWLRRVAGLVRKETLQIRRDPSSYLIAGLLPLLLLFIFGYGVTLDLRRVPVAVVIEQSNPEAASLLASFRNSPYFHVIPAHDRRDVEDELVAGSVKGVIVLAADFAERLGRGESAPVQVLVDGSDPNTAGLVLNYVEGVWSNWLEQETVARSGMVAGRALPGLVTIEPRYWFNPDVRSQNFLIPGSIAIIMTLIGTLLTALVVAREWERGTIEALMSTPVGRSEFLIGKLLPYFLLGMGAMGLSVIAAVWVFSVPFRGSILALVIVSAAFLCAMLPLGLLISTLTRNQFAASQAALVSGFLPAFELSGFIFEIDAMPWPIRWSTYLLPPRYFVASLQTMFLAGDVLSVLVPNTLALLTMGAVLLALLIRSTRMRLE
- a CDS encoding ATP-binding cassette domain-containing protein, whose product is MADEALAVAVGITKRFGADAPPAIDHLDMRVEPGQVTGLVGPDGAGKTTLLRLLAGLMVPDEGQIRICGYDASGDLAPVRRVLSYMPQRFGLYEDLTVQENLDLYADLRGVVGEARRQAFDRLLSFTALRPFTDRLAGKLSGGMKQKLGLACSLIHAPRVLLLDEPSVGVDPISRRELWQMVYDLVDTGIGVVWSTAYLDEAERCATVLTLNEGKVVYDGPPKELTDSVSGRTFLIQNLGAERRKVLAKVLTEPGVIDGVIQGSSVRLVMAHEGQTPDLRAFGISADSVVATPPRFEDAFVGLLGGGPKGEVAPVVEKTTSAAVSTEIMVEAKSLTKRFGDFTAADNISFRISRGEIFGLLGPNGAGKSTTFKMMCGLLRPTAGSARVAGFDLYRAGGRARRRLGYMAQKFSLYADLSVRQNLNFFAGVYGLSGSRRSAAIERVIEAFKLGVYLEQNAGELPLGFKQRLALACALMHEPAVLFLDEPTSGVDPLTRREFWGHINAMVDHGVTVMVTTHFLDEAEYCDRIGLVYQGHVIAEGSPDDLKESVRRDDRTEPTLEDAFIDLVEAYDQRREAS
- the hlyD gene encoding secretion protein HlyD; this encodes MSTAKRKPAEPAGKQPADSPRSDDSTAKGDASARQAGEGSTKPAQQRDAGLGSGHSSGGRGLRIVVLLVLAALAGGGAYAWYHYEQQRQDERQLVLQGNIDVRQVNLAFKVDGRIASLAVDEGDEVKAGQVIATLDKKYFDDDLRVSHARRDNAKATLARLEHGSRPEEIASAKAQVAEQRAALKRSEQDFERAERLVGQGAVSRESFDQAHSALDEARARLNYSEESERMAVIGPRQEDIDAARAQLAAEEAAVVQSERRQADSDLIAPSDGIILTRAREKGAIVAAGETVFTLTLSSPVWVRTYVNETDLGKIHPGMAAAVTTDSQPDKSYPGRIGFISPVAEFTPKTVETRELRTNLVYRLRVLVDNPDNGLRQGMPVTVTLDLTSRD
- a CDS encoding DUF202 domain-containing protein produces the protein MAKTSARGKANFSPAEPADSRLRLGMETTLLIWIRTGLALMGFGFVLARFGLFLEELSARQANPRPFHVSLWFGIMLLALGVLVNLLAAWMHLPYLRRTRTGETDLPPTWKLALALAVLSAVAGVAMAVLLIVMDRWPTS
- a CDS encoding isoaspartyl peptidase/L-asparaginase, which translates into the protein MGFSRVIVLVALTLAVFNTSSIAAERAMPKIEFAIAIHGGAGIEPEKIPAEERRQTEDALGKALEVGHKILADGGTSLDAVEKTVRVLEDDPIFNAGRGAVFNSAGMHELDASIMDGASHKGGGVAGLMTVKNPISLARLVMTETPHVLLIGAGAERFADEMRDRPQIERVPNSYFSTEAKRKQWLEAVEREKRKRAKANKGTVGCVALDKQGNLAAGTSTGGLTNKKWGRVGDSPILSAGTYADNATCAVSCTGTGEFFIRSSIAFHVSALMAYKGLPLDQAVDYAINKVLEPDTGGLIAVDHDGQISMQFNTAGMARAAADSSGKKEIKLGK